One Natronomonas moolapensis 8.8.11 genomic region harbors:
- a CDS encoding response regulator, translating to MPPKVLVVDDSSLQRTIISGALGDRFEVVGEAENGREGVELFESERPDLVTMDIMMPEMDGVEATGRIKSLTDETKVMMCTSVEQAEKMKEAVRAGADEYVTKPFDEDELLDTATMLLN from the coding sequence ATGCCACCGAAAGTACTCGTGGTCGACGACTCCTCGCTGCAACGGACGATCATCTCCGGCGCGCTCGGCGACCGCTTCGAGGTCGTCGGCGAGGCCGAGAACGGACGTGAGGGCGTCGAGCTGTTCGAGTCCGAACGGCCCGACCTCGTCACGATGGACATCATGATGCCGGAGATGGACGGCGTCGAAGCCACCGGCCGGATCAAGTCGTTGACCGACGAAACAAAAGTGATGATGTGTACCAGCGTCGAGCAGGCCGAGAAAATGAAGGAGGCGGTCCGGGCGGGGGCAGACGAGTACGTGACGAAACCCTTCGACGAGGACGAACTGCTCGATACGGCGACGATGCTTCTGAACTGA
- a CDS encoding alpha/beta hydrolase, which yields MPTRDDGLDPQAAALLEQLKSGISAPSSTLSVESGRRILEELFAVADPEPVSEVADIEIQGPNGPIPLRIYAPEGDDPAPVLSFFHGGGWVRGSLDSYDGLCRRLTNRAGAVVVSVDYRRAPEHPFPAGFEDCYAAAEWATAHAADLGGDPDRVAVGGDSAGGNLAAAVALAARDRDGPDLAHQLLVYPAVNAPSVRWFDAYDENGTGYFLEMDSVEWYLEQYCKPADTANHYAFPLRARDLSGVPPATVVTAGYDPLRDEGEAYAERLSAAGVETERLHYDAQIHAFLSLYAYIDEGATAIDDVGERIEDVLGDA from the coding sequence ATGCCGACGCGAGACGACGGACTCGACCCCCAGGCCGCCGCGCTGCTCGAGCAGCTGAAGTCCGGGATCTCGGCCCCCTCGTCGACGCTCTCCGTCGAGAGCGGTCGGCGGATCCTCGAGGAGCTGTTCGCCGTCGCCGACCCCGAACCCGTCAGCGAGGTCGCCGACATCGAGATACAGGGACCGAACGGCCCGATCCCGCTCCGGATCTACGCGCCGGAGGGTGACGATCCGGCGCCCGTGCTCTCGTTTTTTCACGGGGGCGGGTGGGTCCGGGGGTCGCTCGACTCCTACGACGGCCTCTGTCGGCGGCTGACGAACCGGGCCGGGGCGGTCGTCGTCTCGGTCGATTACCGCCGCGCGCCCGAACACCCGTTTCCGGCCGGCTTCGAGGATTGCTATGCGGCGGCCGAGTGGGCGACGGCCCACGCGGCCGACCTCGGCGGCGACCCCGACCGGGTGGCCGTCGGCGGCGACAGCGCGGGCGGGAACCTCGCGGCGGCCGTCGCGCTCGCGGCCCGGGACCGCGACGGTCCCGACCTCGCCCACCAACTGCTCGTCTACCCGGCGGTCAACGCGCCGTCAGTGCGGTGGTTCGACGCTTACGACGAGAACGGGACCGGTTACTTCCTCGAGATGGACAGCGTCGAGTGGTACCTAGAGCAGTACTGCAAGCCCGCGGACACCGCCAATCACTACGCGTTCCCGCTCCGGGCGCGGGACCTCTCGGGGGTGCCCCCGGCGACCGTCGTGACGGCGGGCTATGATCCCCTCCGCGACGAGGGGGAAGCGTACGCCGAACGGCTCTCGGCGGCCGGCGTCGAGACCGAACGGCTTCACTACGACGCACAGATCCACGCCTTCCTCAGTCTCTATGCGTACATCGACGAAGGGGCGACAGCGATCGACGACGTGGGCGAGCGCATCGAGGACGTCCTCGGCGACGCGTAG
- a CDS encoding nucleotide-binding protein — protein sequence MVEAFAVASGKGGTGKTTSTMALGMALAERYDVTVVDADTGMANLLFHAGLSDADTTLHDVLVEGGAPVSAATYDRFGMSVVPCGTSLAAFEAADPDRLRDVVAELAGDTDVLLLDSPATLNSKSAVLPIVLADRVVVVLNPTVPAISDGLKVQEYALSYGSGIAGTVFNRVRGDVGDVRSKAERYFEGPTLATVPESDSVQAARSAGVPLLAHAPESPAAEAFRTAAGRLSPNDGDSGDVAERFRTAVIPDPP from the coding sequence ATGGTCGAGGCGTTCGCCGTCGCGAGCGGGAAGGGCGGCACCGGCAAGACGACGAGCACGATGGCGCTCGGGATGGCGCTGGCCGAGCGCTACGACGTGACGGTGGTCGACGCCGACACAGGCATGGCGAACCTGCTGTTTCACGCGGGGCTGTCCGACGCCGATACGACGCTACACGACGTCCTCGTCGAGGGTGGCGCTCCCGTCTCGGCCGCGACGTACGACCGATTCGGGATGTCGGTGGTTCCGTGCGGTACGTCGCTCGCGGCCTTCGAGGCCGCCGATCCGGACCGGCTCCGGGACGTCGTCGCCGAACTCGCCGGCGACACCGACGTGTTGCTCCTCGACTCGCCCGCGACGCTGAATTCCAAGAGCGCGGTGTTGCCGATCGTGCTCGCCGACCGCGTCGTCGTCGTTCTCAATCCGACGGTCCCCGCCATCTCTGACGGCCTGAAAGTCCAAGAGTACGCCCTGTCGTACGGCTCCGGGATCGCTGGAACGGTGTTCAACCGCGTCCGCGGCGACGTCGGGGACGTCCGCTCGAAGGCCGAACGCTACTTCGAGGGACCGACTCTCGCGACGGTGCCCGAGAGCGATTCGGTCCAGGCCGCCCGATCGGCTGGCGTACCGCTGCTCGCGCACGCCCCCGAGAGCCCGGCCGCCGAGGCCTTCCGGACCGCGGCCGGGCGGCTCTCGCCGAACGACGGCGACTCCGGGGACGTGGCCGAGCGGTTCCGGACCGCGGTCATCCCCGACCCGCCATGA
- a CDS encoding DUF7095 family protein, with amino-acid sequence MSYSRSEAVDRLRSVVEAVETEPMPVPVREVWAFGDVVLGMDPIDRLGVYVTKDLLFDDAPERGADFEAELGVSGVGKTVSAAWADAYPEHVRANASGHAAPERCLAAHLFGDEPVHLEVCNAGFEHNVTQRLKGARAREDYTQLLDPRAACLWVDTDGGGETSETAFEKLEAGEFVFPTLSASLAMLGLEEPVAERAAEELRRYRDGAEGVEVRGDVV; translated from the coding sequence ATGAGCTACAGCCGATCGGAAGCGGTCGACCGACTCCGGAGCGTCGTCGAGGCCGTCGAGACCGAGCCGATGCCGGTTCCGGTCCGGGAGGTGTGGGCGTTCGGCGACGTGGTGCTCGGAATGGACCCGATCGACCGCCTCGGCGTGTACGTCACGAAGGACCTCCTGTTCGACGACGCACCCGAACGGGGGGCCGATTTCGAGGCCGAACTCGGCGTCTCCGGGGTCGGCAAAACGGTGTCGGCGGCGTGGGCTGATGCGTACCCGGAACACGTTCGCGCGAACGCGTCCGGACACGCCGCGCCCGAACGGTGTCTGGCCGCCCACCTCTTTGGGGACGAGCCAGTTCACCTCGAAGTGTGTAACGCTGGCTTCGAGCACAACGTCACCCAGCGGCTGAAGGGGGCACGGGCCAGAGAGGACTACACGCAGTTGCTCGACCCGCGGGCGGCCTGTCTGTGGGTCGATACCGACGGGGGCGGCGAAACGAGCGAGACGGCGTTCGAAAAACTCGAGGCCGGTGAGTTCGTCTTTCCGACGCTGTCCGCCAGCCTCGCGATGCTCGGGCTCGAGGAACCAGTGGCCGAACGCGCGGCCGAGGAACTCCGGCGCTACCGCGACGGGGCCGAGGGCGTCGAGGTCCGCGGCGACGTCGTCTGA
- the ncsA gene encoding tRNA 2-thiolation protein NcsA, giving the protein MQCDKCGAEAVMHAAYSGLHLCSEHFRRSVESRVRRRIRDDALLSEAATADDPETWLVGLSGGKDSVVLTHLLEGTFASDPRVELVALTVHEGIDGYRDASLEACLELTDDLDIEHEVVSYADEYGVEMDAVAEDDPEGMAPCAYCGVFRRDALSRYADEYGADKLLTGHNLDDEAQTAMMNLLSGDIAQVAKHFDASLGSFEEREVDDSPFVPRAKPLRDIPEKEVALYAHLADLPVHMAECPHASEAYRGEIQELLYGLEDDHPGTRHSIMSGYEELARLAAEAHRGGEGPRGECDRCGAPTNNEVCRKCDLVDAVGGELPGDD; this is encoded by the coding sequence ATGCAGTGCGACAAGTGCGGTGCCGAGGCGGTGATGCACGCCGCCTACTCGGGACTCCATCTGTGTTCGGAGCATTTCCGCCGATCGGTCGAGTCCCGCGTCCGGCGGCGAATCCGCGACGACGCGCTCCTCTCTGAGGCTGCCACGGCGGACGACCCCGAGACCTGGCTCGTCGGCCTCTCGGGCGGCAAGGACAGTGTCGTACTCACGCACCTCCTCGAGGGGACGTTCGCGTCGGATCCACGCGTCGAACTCGTCGCGCTCACGGTCCACGAGGGGATCGACGGGTATCGGGACGCCTCGCTGGAGGCGTGTCTCGAGCTCACCGACGACCTCGACATCGAACACGAAGTCGTGAGCTACGCCGACGAGTACGGCGTCGAGATGGATGCGGTCGCCGAGGACGACCCCGAAGGGATGGCTCCCTGTGCGTACTGCGGGGTGTTCCGACGCGACGCGCTCTCGCGATACGCCGACGAGTACGGCGCCGACAAGCTTCTGACGGGTCACAATCTCGACGACGAGGCCCAGACGGCGATGATGAACCTCCTTTCGGGAGATATCGCACAGGTCGCAAAGCACTTCGACGCCTCCCTCGGGAGCTTCGAGGAGCGCGAGGTCGACGATTCACCGTTCGTCCCGCGGGCGAAACCGCTCCGGGACATCCCCGAAAAGGAGGTCGCACTCTACGCGCACCTGGCTGATCTGCCGGTCCACATGGCGGAGTGTCCCCACGCGAGCGAGGCCTACCGCGGCGAGATACAGGAACTGTTGTACGGCCTCGAGGACGACCACCCCGGAACACGACACTCGATTATGTCGGGATACGAGGAGCTCGCGCGGCTCGCGGCCGAGGCCCACCGCGGCGGCGAGGGCCCTCGTGGGGAGTGTGATCGCTGCGGCGCACCGACGAACAACGAGGTCTGCCGGAAGTGCGATCTCGTCGACGCAGTCGGGGGCGAGTTGCCGGGCGACGACTGA
- the ftsZ gene encoding cell division protein FtsZ: MQDIVNSALENAEAEQRDMDADVGDGEEFGDPRIVIVGAGGAGNNTVNRLYNIGVDGAETIAINTDKQHLKMIEADTKILVGKSLTNGLGAGGDPSMGERATEMAQGTIKEVLGEADLVFVTAGMGGGTGTGAAPVVSKIAKEQGAIVVGMVSTPFNVERARTVKAEEGLEKLRNEADSIIVLDNNRLLDYVPNLPIGKAFSVMDQIIAETVKGISETITQPSLINLDYADMTSIMNQGGVAVMLVGETQDKNKTKEVVNDAMNHPLLDVDYRGASGGLVHITGGPDLTLKEAEGIAQNITERLEASANVIWGARIQDEYKGKVRVMAIMTGVQSAQILGPTTQKQADASRQAIEGVDDEEFSSTPSERSSGGFGVGETDGGRSEVEQNNGIDVVR, from the coding sequence ATGCAGGACATCGTCAACTCCGCGTTGGAGAACGCCGAGGCCGAACAGCGCGACATGGACGCCGACGTGGGCGACGGCGAGGAGTTCGGCGACCCCCGGATCGTCATCGTCGGGGCGGGCGGGGCGGGCAACAACACCGTCAACCGGCTGTACAACATCGGCGTCGACGGCGCGGAAACCATCGCCATCAACACCGACAAACAGCACCTGAAGATGATCGAGGCCGACACGAAGATCCTCGTCGGCAAGTCCCTGACCAACGGCCTCGGGGCGGGCGGCGACCCCTCGATGGGCGAGCGCGCGACCGAGATGGCCCAGGGAACGATCAAGGAAGTCCTCGGCGAGGCCGATCTCGTCTTCGTCACCGCCGGTATGGGCGGCGGCACTGGGACCGGTGCGGCACCGGTCGTCTCGAAGATCGCCAAAGAGCAGGGCGCGATCGTCGTCGGGATGGTCTCGACGCCGTTCAACGTCGAGCGAGCGCGGACGGTCAAGGCCGAAGAGGGGCTCGAAAAGCTCCGCAACGAGGCCGACTCGATCATCGTCCTCGACAACAACCGCCTGCTCGATTACGTCCCGAACCTGCCGATCGGCAAGGCGTTCTCGGTGATGGATCAGATCATCGCCGAGACGGTCAAGGGAATCTCCGAGACGATCACTCAGCCGTCGCTGATCAACCTCGATTACGCCGACATGACGTCGATCATGAACCAGGGCGGCGTCGCCGTGATGTTGGTCGGCGAGACCCAAGACAAGAACAAGACCAAAGAGGTCGTCAACGACGCGATGAACCACCCGCTTCTCGACGTCGACTACCGCGGTGCGTCGGGCGGGTTGGTGCACATCACCGGCGGTCCCGACCTCACGCTGAAGGAGGCCGAAGGGATCGCCCAGAACATCACGGAGCGCCTCGAGGCCTCCGCGAACGTCATCTGGGGCGCACGAATCCAGGACGAATACAAGGGCAAGGTCCGGGTCATGGCGATCATGACCGGCGTCCAGTCGGCCCAGATACTCGGCCCGACGACACAAAAACAGGCCGACGCCTCCAGGCAGGCGATCGAGGGGGTCGACGACGAGGAGTTCTCCTCGACGCCGTCGGAGAGGTCGAGCGGTGGATTCGGCGTCGGCGAAACCGACGGCGGCCGTTCGGAAGTCGAACAGAACAATGGTATCGACGTTGTCAGATAA
- a CDS encoding ribbon-helix-helix domain-containing protein codes for MERVTLRIPKQQIEEVERMVDTGQFPNRSEAIRSAVREMINEQETEAAEKNRPWAKV; via the coding sequence ATGGAGCGTGTGACACTACGAATCCCGAAACAGCAGATCGAAGAGGTCGAACGCATGGTCGATACGGGGCAGTTCCCGAATCGGAGCGAAGCGATCCGCTCGGCCGTGCGCGAGATGATAAACGAACAAGAGACCGAGGCGGCCGAAAAGAACCGTCCCTGGGCGAAGGTGTAG
- a CDS encoding double zinc ribbon domain-containing protein yields the protein MSKITFRADDELVRRLEEFDASKSEVMREALRTYLETTGSAGVNAPDGGDSGGSDASIASELLDELVAERVDALIAERLDRAYTPRQPQDVNVHVTLDGDSDDVSHESEDGRKTPTVEQEDVPDESGHTCKQCGETLPQSAVYCSNCGEKSSHRVFCECGDELRSDWGFCPSCGRRTPAADVLQDS from the coding sequence ATGAGTAAGATCACCTTCCGGGCGGACGACGAACTCGTCCGCCGACTCGAGGAGTTCGACGCCTCCAAGAGCGAGGTGATGCGAGAGGCGCTCCGGACGTACCTCGAAACAACCGGTAGCGCCGGTGTAAACGCGCCCGACGGGGGCGACAGCGGCGGATCGGACGCTTCGATCGCCTCGGAGTTGCTCGACGAACTCGTCGCCGAGCGCGTCGACGCCCTCATCGCGGAACGGCTCGACCGGGCGTATACGCCCCGACAGCCCCAGGACGTGAACGTACACGTCACGCTCGATGGCGATTCCGACGACGTGTCACACGAGTCCGAGGACGGGCGTAAGACACCGACCGTCGAACAGGAAGACGTGCCCGACGAATCCGGGCATACGTGTAAACAGTGCGGCGAAACACTCCCGCAGTCTGCCGTTTACTGCTCCAACTGCGGGGAGAAATCGAGCCACCGCGTGTTCTGCGAGTGCGGCGACGAGCTCCGTTCGGACTGGGGATTCTGCCCGAGCTGTGGCCGTCGGACCCCCGCGGCGGACGTTCTTCAGGACTCGTAA
- a CDS encoding DUF433 domain-containing protein produces MSKSECRIVSGEESEIHDEPHIGGRRLTVRFVHDRIEGRGLDPGTVADRHDLDVADVYQALAYYHDHPDEMSEAERRRRETIGQHEDELVGPGDVGS; encoded by the coding sequence ATGTCGAAGAGTGAGTGTCGGATCGTCTCCGGCGAGGAGTCGGAGATACACGACGAGCCACACATCGGGGGGCGGCGTCTGACCGTCCGATTCGTTCACGACCGCATCGAAGGGCGGGGGCTGGATCCGGGGACGGTTGCGGACCGGCACGACCTCGACGTCGCCGACGTCTACCAGGCGTTGGCGTACTACCACGATCATCCAGACGAGATGTCGGAGGCGGAACGTCGTCGCCGTGAGACGATCGGGCAGCACGAGGATGAGTTAGTTGGGCCAGGAGATGTCGGATCGTAG
- a CDS encoding cupin domain-containing protein: protein MGYHHVDTDSLEQWDDRDADVRSISAAAGLDYEGAPVGLRVYEAEPGQQLALAYHYHDEQTEAFYVLGGTLHVETPTDEFVVESDEAFVVDPGHAHRAHNPEDADAPVRVLALGAPTVDDVHPYDADD, encoded by the coding sequence ATGGGCTATCACCACGTCGACACCGACAGCCTCGAACAGTGGGACGACCGCGACGCCGACGTTCGCTCGATCAGCGCAGCGGCGGGTCTCGACTACGAGGGCGCGCCCGTCGGCCTGCGCGTCTACGAGGCCGAACCGGGCCAGCAACTCGCCTTGGCGTATCACTACCACGACGAACAGACCGAGGCGTTCTACGTTCTCGGAGGCACTCTCCACGTCGAGACCCCGACGGACGAGTTCGTCGTCGAAAGCGACGAGGCGTTCGTCGTCGACCCGGGGCACGCCCACCGCGCGCACAACCCCGAGGACGCCGACGCTCCGGTTCGGGTGCTGGCGCTCGGCGCGCCGACCGTCGACGACGTCCACCCCTACGACGCCGACGACTGA
- a CDS encoding alpha/beta hydrolase family protein encodes MPTEHEIRVEGDRVAAVHHAAVGERWLFFCHGFRSDKTGSYENRCERAVEAGYDAVRFDFRGSGDSDRAFVEATLTSRIDDLRAVIERFDPRSYACVGSSFGAKVAFHAAAGPLDPTAIVARAPVTYNRAFDADRRAVEAEGTLRYDDEHAIDERFFEDVGTYGFDDAAGEIGAPVGIFHGESDESVPIADSFDAAAALETDVLLETYAGEGHRFSEAAERRFLDRAFGWLEDVYGDGRAGVHERD; translated from the coding sequence ATGCCGACCGAACACGAGATCCGAGTCGAGGGGGACCGAGTCGCGGCGGTCCACCACGCGGCCGTCGGCGAGCGGTGGCTGTTCTTCTGTCACGGCTTCCGCAGCGACAAAACGGGCAGCTACGAGAACCGATGCGAACGCGCCGTCGAGGCGGGCTACGACGCCGTTCGGTTCGACTTCAGGGGTAGCGGCGACTCCGATCGCGCGTTCGTCGAGGCGACGCTCACCTCGCGGATCGATGACCTCCGGGCGGTCATCGAGCGCTTCGATCCCCGGTCGTACGCCTGCGTCGGGTCGAGTTTCGGCGCGAAGGTCGCCTTCCACGCGGCGGCCGGTCCGCTGGATCCGACGGCGATCGTCGCGCGTGCGCCGGTCACGTACAATCGTGCGTTCGATGCCGACCGGCGAGCCGTCGAGGCCGAGGGCACACTCCGATACGACGACGAGCACGCGATCGACGAACGGTTCTTCGAGGACGTCGGGACGTACGGGTTCGACGACGCGGCGGGGGAGATCGGAGCGCCCGTCGGGATCTTCCACGGGGAAAGCGACGAGTCGGTGCCCATCGCCGACAGCTTCGACGCCGCTGCCGCCCTCGAAACGGACGTACTCCTCGAAACGTACGCGGGGGAGGGACACCGCTTTTCCGAAGCCGCGGAGCGTCGGTTCCTCGATCGGGCGTTCGGTTGGCTGGAAGACGTCTACGGCGACGGCAGAGCAGGTGTACACGAACGCGATTAG
- a CDS encoding small CPxCG-related zinc finger protein, producing the protein MYRTLLAWVRRIPAEDVVYECRHCGTTLESELDECSCCGTRDGVVRYELR; encoded by the coding sequence ATGTACAGAACACTGCTCGCGTGGGTCCGACGCATCCCCGCCGAGGACGTCGTCTACGAGTGTCGACACTGCGGGACGACGCTCGAGTCCGAACTCGACGAGTGTTCGTGCTGTGGGACCCGAGACGGCGTTGTCCGGTATGAACTCCGGTGA
- a CDS encoding Hvo_1808 family surface protein, with protein sequence MTRRPVAAVALVAVVVLSGCAVGYQPNVPERSEPPREDRLGYYDGYWYDDTFEFDAEEGLDEGETEAVVSRAMARIQLLRGLRFEADVDVELMTREAFNEEFDDVRRDPPEGQRALDNAQHEALFLVGPDRDVVDVRRRNQGGTILGFYQPSEERLVVVSANRPATLDDELTLAHELVHALQDQRFGLRPPAEATADAANARNGLVEGDATVVERAYERRCESGAWQCVEVGEDAGGTLPPEFNWGVYFFGFFPYAEGPGFVEHHRDDGNWSAVDAMHEAYPTTSAEIIAPEASGSDGYGEATVRDRNRGGWERVTVEDGPDAATVGRAGLASMFAYTAYAGERAGVIDRDEFRNTGSSGLDPDSPYTYDVPYTEGWYDDRLHAYERDGETAYVWNVTFDDAEDAAAFRDGYGRVIEHWGGQRRASAGGETVWTLDDRGRFAGAIRVQRERRSVTVVKAPSRAALGSVYAPARAPPAGVGAQSGAAAG encoded by the coding sequence ATGACCCGACGGCCGGTAGCTGCGGTGGCGCTCGTCGCGGTGGTGGTGCTCTCGGGTTGTGCCGTCGGCTACCAGCCGAACGTGCCCGAGCGCTCCGAGCCGCCGAGAGAGGATCGGTTGGGATACTACGACGGCTACTGGTACGACGATACCTTCGAATTCGACGCCGAGGAGGGCCTCGACGAGGGCGAAACGGAGGCCGTCGTCTCCCGGGCGATGGCCCGCATTCAGTTGCTCCGGGGGCTCCGCTTCGAGGCGGACGTCGACGTCGAACTCATGACCCGGGAGGCGTTCAACGAGGAGTTCGACGACGTCCGGCGCGACCCACCCGAGGGACAGCGAGCGCTGGACAACGCCCAACACGAAGCGCTGTTTTTGGTCGGTCCCGACCGGGACGTCGTCGACGTCCGGCGGCGAAACCAAGGCGGGACTATCCTGGGTTTTTATCAACCGAGCGAGGAGCGACTCGTCGTCGTCAGCGCGAATCGACCGGCGACGCTAGACGACGAGTTGACCCTCGCCCACGAGTTGGTCCACGCCCTCCAGGACCAGCGGTTCGGCCTCCGCCCGCCCGCGGAGGCGACGGCGGACGCGGCCAACGCCCGGAACGGCCTCGTCGAGGGCGACGCGACCGTCGTCGAGCGCGCCTACGAGCGCCGGTGTGAGTCGGGCGCATGGCAGTGCGTCGAGGTCGGCGAGGACGCCGGCGGCACGCTGCCCCCGGAGTTCAACTGGGGCGTGTACTTCTTCGGCTTCTTCCCCTACGCCGAGGGGCCGGGATTCGTCGAGCACCACCGCGACGACGGAAACTGGAGCGCGGTCGACGCGATGCACGAGGCGTATCCGACCACGAGCGCGGAGATCATCGCCCCGGAAGCGTCCGGGAGCGACGGCTACGGCGAGGCGACCGTCCGCGACCGGAACCGGGGCGGATGGGAGCGCGTCACCGTCGAGGACGGCCCCGACGCCGCGACCGTTGGCCGGGCCGGACTCGCCTCGATGTTCGCCTACACCGCTTACGCGGGCGAGAGGGCGGGCGTCATCGACCGCGACGAGTTCCGAAACACCGGGTCGAGCGGTCTCGACCCCGACAGCCCCTACACCTACGACGTCCCCTACACCGAGGGGTGGTACGACGACCGCCTCCACGCCTACGAACGCGACGGCGAGACCGCCTACGTCTGGAACGTGACGTTCGACGACGCCGAGGACGCGGCCGCGTTCCGCGACGGCTACGGTCGGGTGATCGAACACTGGGGCGGCCAGCGCCGCGCGAGCGCCGGCGGCGAAACGGTCTGGACGCTTGACGACCGCGGGCGCTTCGCCGGCGCGATCCGGGTCCAACGTGAAAGGCGCTCTGTCACCGTCGTCAAGGCTCCCTCGCGGGCAGCCCTCGGTTCGGTGTACGCGCCGGCGAGAGCGCCCCCGGCTGGCGTCGGGGCGCAGTCGGGCGCGGCTGCGGGTTGA
- a CDS encoding glutaredoxin family protein, with translation MANITLYELPGCPYCAKVIDKLDELGVEYDSIGVPRSHGDRTEVEEVSGQTGVPVIVDEEHEVDGMAESDDIVEFLEENYA, from the coding sequence ATGGCAAACATTACCCTCTACGAGTTGCCGGGATGTCCGTACTGCGCGAAGGTCATCGACAAGCTCGACGAGTTGGGCGTCGAGTACGACAGCATCGGCGTCCCGCGCTCGCACGGCGATCGCACCGAGGTCGAGGAAGTAAGCGGCCAGACCGGCGTCCCGGTCATCGTCGACGAGGAACACGAGGTCGACGGGATGGCGGAGTCCGACGACATCGTCGAGTTCCTCGAGGAGAACTACGCGTAG
- the hemL gene encoding glutamate-1-semialdehyde 2,1-aminomutase — MNHDASRSLYDRALSVMPGGVNSSVRAAPQPYPVFVDHGEGGHVVDADGNRYIDWVCGLGPLLLGHDMPEPLQAAVQSRAAEGPMYGMPSDIEVEHAEFVCRHVPSVEMIRFVNSGTEATVSACRLARAVTERNKILVMQGGYHGAQESTLVEGDADDPKPSTAGIPQAFAEHTIPVPFNDPEAAREAFETHGEDIAAVLVEPIQANMGIVYPVDGYHEHLRELCDEYGSLLIFDEVITGFRVGGLGCAQSEFGIDPDITTFGKIIGGGFPVGAIGGKTEYIERFTPSGDVFQAGTFSGHPVTMAAGLETLQYCAENGVYDHVDRLGQKLREGLSDIVADHAPEYTVVGSHSLFKLVFTRAEGDPQGDPCRNGCRQAPGCGRHDACPKRGTDVTRAETDRYARLFRPEMRERGILLSQNQFESNFVSYGHTDEDVEETLEAYKMAL; from the coding sequence ATGAACCACGACGCCTCTCGCTCGCTGTACGACCGGGCACTGTCGGTCATGCCCGGTGGCGTGAACTCCTCGGTTCGGGCCGCACCACAGCCATATCCGGTCTTCGTCGACCACGGCGAGGGCGGCCACGTCGTCGACGCGGACGGCAACCGATACATCGATTGGGTCTGTGGGCTCGGACCGCTGTTGCTCGGCCACGACATGCCGGAACCACTACAGGCGGCGGTCCAATCGCGGGCCGCCGAGGGACCAATGTACGGAATGCCGAGCGATATCGAGGTCGAACACGCGGAGTTCGTCTGCCGGCACGTCCCGAGCGTCGAGATGATCCGGTTCGTCAACAGCGGCACCGAGGCGACCGTCTCGGCCTGCCGACTCGCGCGCGCGGTCACCGAGCGCAACAAGATCCTCGTCATGCAGGGCGGCTACCACGGTGCCCAGGAGTCGACGCTCGTCGAGGGCGACGCCGACGACCCGAAACCGTCGACCGCCGGGATCCCACAGGCCTTCGCCGAGCACACGATCCCGGTCCCGTTCAACGATCCCGAAGCCGCCCGCGAAGCCTTCGAGACCCACGGTGAGGACATCGCCGCCGTCCTCGTCGAACCGATCCAGGCCAACATGGGCATCGTCTATCCGGTCGACGGCTATCACGAGCACCTCCGGGAACTCTGTGACGAGTACGGCTCGTTGTTGATTTTCGACGAGGTGATCACCGGTTTCCGCGTCGGCGGTCTCGGCTGCGCCCAAAGCGAGTTCGGGATCGACCCCGACATCACGACGTTCGGCAAGATCATCGGCGGCGGCTTCCCGGTCGGCGCTATCGGCGGCAAGACGGAGTACATCGAGCGCTTTACGCCCTCCGGCGACGTCTTCCAGGCGGGCACCTTCTCCGGACATCCGGTGACGATGGCGGCGGGCCTCGAGACGTTGCAGTACTGCGCCGAGAACGGCGTCTACGACCACGTCGACCGCCTCGGCCAGAAGCTCCGCGAGGGACTCTCCGACATCGTCGCCGACCACGCCCCCGAGTACACCGTCGTCGGATCGCACTCGCTTTTCAAACTCGTGTTCACTCGTGCCGAGGGCGACCCACAGGGGGACCCCTGTCGGAACGGCTGTCGACAGGCCCCCGGATGTGGCCGCCACGACGCCTGCCCGAAGCGCGGTACCGACGTCACGCGGGCCGAGACCGACCGGTATGCCCGCCTGTTCCGCCCGGAGATGCGCGAGCGGGGGATCCTCCTCTCGCAGAACCAGTTCGAGTCGAACTTCGTCTCCTACGGCCACACTGACGAGGACGTCGAGGAGACGCTGGAAGCGTACAAGATGGCTTTATAA